The sequence below is a genomic window from Tenacibaculum tangerinum.
TGGTTTGCGTTTCTCTAAGAACGCATCACGTCCTTCTTTCGCCTCATCGGTCATATATGCCAAACGGGTTACTTCTCCTGCAAATACTTGTTGCCCTACCATTCCATCGTCCGTTAAATTCATAGCGAACTTTAACATTTTAATAGAAGTGGGTGATTTTGCCAAGATTTCTTGTGCCCAATCAAACGCAGTTTGTTCTAATTCGTCGTGAGGAATTACGGCATTCACCATTCCCATTTCATAGGCTTCTTGTGCTGAGTAATTTCTTCCTAAGAAAAAGATTTCACGTGCTTTTTTTTGCCCTACCATTTTCGCTAAATAAGCCGATCCATACCCTGCGTCAAATGATGTAACATCGGCATCGGTTTGTTTAAAAATAGCATGTTCTTTACTTGCCAAGGTTAAATCGCAAGTTACGTGTAAGCTGTGTCCGCCACCTACTGCCCAACCTGGCACTACACAGATGACTGCTTTTGGCATAAAGCGGATTAAACGTTGTACTTCTAAAATATTCAATCGGTGGTACCCATCGTCTCCTACATATCCTTGATGTCCACGTGCATTTTGATCTCCACCAGAACAGAAACTCCAAACCCCATCTTTTGTCGATGGTCCTTCAGCAGACAATAATACAACTCCTATATTGGTGTCTTCATGTGCATCGTGAAATGCGTCTAATAACTCTGAAGTAGTTTTGGGTCGAAACGCATTACGTACATTAGGTCTATTAAATGCTATTCTTGCAACGTTGTGTGACTTTTTATAGGTAATATCTTCGTACTCTTTGGCAACTTTCCAGTCTGGTTGTATCATAATTTTAAATTATTGTCGTTATTTACTTGTACAAAAATAACATAATAACTTTATTTTTCTTTTCTATATTTGAATGATCTAATTTACCCCTAATATGAAACAAGTATATTTATTTATTGGTCTGTTATTAATTAGCGCCAATCTTTTTTCTCAAAAAATTATTACTCAAAAAGTAAACTCGAAAGAATTGAAAGGAGATAGAGGTGTTAAAATCTATCTTCCTAAAAACTATGAATCAGATTTAACGACCAATTATCCTGTTGCTATTGTTTTAGGCGACGAGTATCTTTTCGATTTATATGTAGGAAATGCAAAATTGTATGCCAATGTTGATAAGGCTCCAAGGCAAATTGTGGTAGGAATTGATATGAAAGCTACCTATGCCAAAGATGTTTCAGTGATACCTGCTAACAACTCCTTGACAAGTGTTGGACTTCATTTTTTTAACTTTATTAAACATGAGTTGATTCCTTTTATGGAGGGGAATTTTAGAACTTCTCCTTTTATGACCATTGTGGGTGAAGGGGAAGGAGCTAATTTTGTTACACACTATTTAAAAGATGCGGAGCCTATTTTTAACTCCTATATTTGTATTACCCCAGAGTTTCCGCAGTTTGCTCCAAACATTATAGAATCGTACTCTTTAGAAAGACTTAATTCGATCGATAATACTTACTTCATTTATTTAAGTAACAATGAAAAATACATCGAAACAAAACAAGGAGATCGTTTTAAACAAATAGGAAACTATCTTTCTTCATTCGACAATGAAAACTTACATATTACGGTTGATGCGTTTAAAAATGCCCCTAGTTACTTATCAATTATTGCAGAAACGATTCCTAGAGCTTTCACCAAAATGTTTGCTTTATACTCTAAAATTACCAAAGAAGAGTTTGATACCCACGTTAAAGATTTAGCTCCCTTAGATGCTATTAAATATGTGGAGAAAAAATATTTAGATATTCAGTATTTATACGGCTCGAACTTAAATGTTAGAATAGATGATATTTTTGCTATTGAAGATATAGTAATTGACAGGCAAGATGGTGATTACCTACGTGTTTTAGGTGATTTTGTGATGATAAAATATCCTGATTCTCACATGGGAGATTTTTATGTTGGAAAGTATTATGAGTTGGGTAAAGATTATGAAAAAGCTGATTTTTACTACAAAGCTGCTTATGGAAAAATGGACCCCTCAAACCCAAATGCAGATGCTTTTTATGAAAATATCAAACGGGTAAACGATTTAATGGGAGGCCAAAAAAAGGATGAGATGAACGATGAGGAAGAGATTGATGAAGAAGATAAAGAATAGGTTATTTTAACACTATTCTATCTTCTTGTAAGTCTATCTTTTTATCTTTATACAAGCTGCCAATAGCTCTCTTGAACGCTTTTTTACTCATTTGTAAGTGAAACTTAATAGATTCAGGAGAGCTTTTATCTGTCAATAACAAAAAGCCTTTTTCTTCTAACTTTTTAAGTATTTTATCAACATCTGAATCAATTACATTTTTAAATCCTTGCGGACGCAATGACACGTCTATTTTTTCATCTTCACGTATCTTTTTAACATAACCTTGAGTGCGCATTCCTTCTTCTATATCACTAAACACCTCATTGTTGTACAACAAGCCTTCATACGCTTCATTGATTAATACTGTGTAACCTAGTGCCGTTTGTACACCAATCACTAAATCTACCTTATCACCTTCTTTTAAATCCATCTTATAAATTTTTAAAATAGTTCTTTAAAACTACATCATTTATTTCTTTTGGAGTGAAAATCTCCATTATTTTGGGTTGCTTCGATGTTGTATAAAACGAAGTCAAACTGGTTTGTAAGCTTTGTAAGTCGTTTACCTGCACATATTCAAAATCATACATTTTCGCCAAGTGTTCTGCTGTTAACTGATGAGGAGTTTCAAAATACTCCGCAGCATTGGTTGTTAAGGGTCCTGGAATGTATCTAAAAATACCACCCCCGGCATTATTTAAAATAATAATTCTAAAATTCTTCGGAATGTTGGCATTCCACAACGCATTGCTATCGTAAAGAAAACTCAAATCTCCAGTTATAAATATTGTTTGGTTTTTTGAAGCATATGCTGCTCCTAAAGCCGTACTTGTACTTCCGTCAATACCACTAGTTCCTCGATTACAAAACACTTTTAATGTAGGATTCATATCAAACAATTGCGAGTATCGAATGATTGAACTATTGCTAATTTGTACTTGTGAAGTATCGGGAATACTTTTTAAAATAGCTTCAAAAGATTTTAAATCTGAATAGGCACAGTTTTTCAAATATTCTTCATGCTGAATTGCTCTGCGTTCTTTTTCTTGTAACCATACTTGCTGATAAGCACTTTCAACGTTTTTCTTTTCCGCTGCAAGATTTGTTAAAAACCTAACGGGGTTTGTTTGTAGAAACGCTGATAAACAATGGTAGGTATCCATCGCCTTTAATTCATCAACATGCCAGTGGTGTTTGGGTGGTAACTTACGTAAAAACTGTTTAATTCTTTTAGAAATAACCATTCCTCCTAAAGTAATTAATACTTCGGGTTGTAGTTTTTTGTATTCTTCTTCGGTGAGTTTAGATATCAATTTATCAATACTGTTGATAAATTTTGGGTGATATACGTTTGAAGTCGTTTCTGTAAGTACTAAAACAGAGGTGTCTTCGGCATATACATTCAGTATTTGTTGCAATTCGGCATCAGGAAAATGACTTCCTACTAAAATCATTTTTTTTGAAGAAGCATTCCAGATAGAAGCTAATTTCTCTATTTCTACTACAGATTGTTTCGCCTTGCTGGTAACGACATTAAAATCCTCATAAGATTGCTCTACATTACTTACAATAGTAGCATCGAGTTCTTCAACTGTTTGATACAAAGGTTCATCAAACGGAACGTTGATATGCACAGGTCCTTTCTGATTGGTAGCAGTATGTAATGCTTCCATTAACAAATCACTATTTATTTTTAACTGATTTTTTTCTTCTATTAAATTAGCCGAAAACAAAATATGATTTTCAAATACATTTTCTTGACGAATGGTTTGTCCGTCACCAATATCAATCAAGTGTTTGGGTCTGTCTGCCGAAATTACTACGAGCGGAATATTGCTATAAAAAGCTTCTGCTATGGCAGGATAATAGTTTAACAGTGCCGACCCCGAAGAACATACCATAGCCACAGGTCGTTGGGTTTGTTGTGCTATTCCCAGCGCAAAAAAAGCAGCGCAACGCTCATCGACCACACTCAATGCTTGAATCGCTGGATGGTTTGAAAATCCAACAGTAAGCGGTGCGTTGCGTGAGCCTGGAGAAATAACAACCGTATCAACATTAAATTGATGACATGCTGATATGACCAATTGTGCAAGTTCTTTTTTTGGAAACATTCTTGTTAAGTTACAAAGCAACAAAGTTTTTTCTTGTTGATAAAGGCACAAAAAGTCAGAAGTTAAAGAATACCCTTTTCAACTTTCTGACTTTATAACTTGTAAATTTAAGTTGGTTAATTTCCTTTTTTATAATCTTCTAGGAATTTAGCCAAACCGATATCTGTTAATGGGTGTTTTAGCAATCCTTCAATAGCACTTAAAGGTCCTGTCATTACATCAGCACCAATCTTAGCACAATCGATAATGTGCATGGTATGACGTACAGATGCTGCTAAAATCTCTGTTTCAAACATGTAATTGTCGTAAATATGACGAATCTCAGCGATTAGGTTTAAACCGTCTGTAGAAACATCGTCTAAACGACCTATAAAAGGAGACACATAGGTCGCCCCTGCTTTTGCAGCCAATAATGCTTGACCCGCTGAAAACACTAAGGTTACATTTGTTTTGATTCCTTTTTCAGAAAAATATTTACAGGCTTTTATACCGTCTTTAATCATTGGTAATTTTACCACAATTTGAGGATTTAAAGCAGCTAACGCTTCTCCTTCTTTTACCATTCCGTCAAAATCAGTTGAAATTACCTCGGCAGATACGTCTCCTTCTACGATATCACAAATTGCTTTGTAATGATTGATAATATTTTCCTCTCCTGTAATTCCTTCTTTAGCCATTAACGACGGATTGGTTGTTACTCCATCTAAAATACCTAAAGCTTGTGCTTCTCTAATTTGATCTAAGTTAGCGGTGTCAATAAAAAATTTCATTTGTATATAATTATGTAGTTGTGTCCTAATTTTTAGTTTTTAAGAGAATTCAACTCTTTATAAAACAATTTTATAAGTTGTAATTTTTGTTGTTTTCTAATTGTGTGCGAATTTACAATTTATAATGATTCATTAGCAGTTTTTCGTAAACTTTATCGGGTAATATTCTTTTTAATACGATAGAAAACTTCTCCATAAAGCCTCCAACTTTGTAGTGAATTTTAGGGTTCTTGTTTTCAATGATTTTACAAATTGCCGTTGCCATGATTCTTGGGTCTGCTCCTGAATCGACGTGAGCATCCATCAACGCTAAGTTCTCGGCATATTTTT
It includes:
- a CDS encoding alpha/beta hydrolase — protein: MKQVYLFIGLLLISANLFSQKIITQKVNSKELKGDRGVKIYLPKNYESDLTTNYPVAIVLGDEYLFDLYVGNAKLYANVDKAPRQIVVGIDMKATYAKDVSVIPANNSLTSVGLHFFNFIKHELIPFMEGNFRTSPFMTIVGEGEGANFVTHYLKDAEPIFNSYICITPEFPQFAPNIIESYSLERLNSIDNTYFIYLSNNEKYIETKQGDRFKQIGNYLSSFDNENLHITVDAFKNAPSYLSIIAETIPRAFTKMFALYSKITKEEFDTHVKDLAPLDAIKYVEKKYLDIQYLYGSNLNVRIDDIFAIEDIVIDRQDGDYLRVLGDFVMIKYPDSHMGDFYVGKYYELGKDYEKADFYYKAAYGKMDPSNPNADAFYENIKRVNDLMGGQKKDEMNDEEEIDEEDKE
- a CDS encoding 1,4-dihydroxy-2-naphthoyl-CoA synthase, producing the protein MIQPDWKVAKEYEDITYKKSHNVARIAFNRPNVRNAFRPKTTSELLDAFHDAHEDTNIGVVLLSAEGPSTKDGVWSFCSGGDQNARGHQGYVGDDGYHRLNILEVQRLIRFMPKAVICVVPGWAVGGGHSLHVTCDLTLASKEHAIFKQTDADVTSFDAGYGSAYLAKMVGQKKAREIFFLGRNYSAQEAYEMGMVNAVIPHDELEQTAFDWAQEILAKSPTSIKMLKFAMNLTDDGMVGQQVFAGEVTRLAYMTDEAKEGRDAFLEKRKPNFPKTWIP
- the menD gene encoding 2-succinyl-5-enolpyruvyl-6-hydroxy-3-cyclohexene-1-carboxylic-acid synthase, with amino-acid sequence MFPKKELAQLVISACHQFNVDTVVISPGSRNAPLTVGFSNHPAIQALSVVDERCAAFFALGIAQQTQRPVAMVCSSGSALLNYYPAIAEAFYSNIPLVVISADRPKHLIDIGDGQTIRQENVFENHILFSANLIEEKNQLKINSDLLMEALHTATNQKGPVHINVPFDEPLYQTVEELDATIVSNVEQSYEDFNVVTSKAKQSVVEIEKLASIWNASSKKMILVGSHFPDAELQQILNVYAEDTSVLVLTETTSNVYHPKFINSIDKLISKLTEEEYKKLQPEVLITLGGMVISKRIKQFLRKLPPKHHWHVDELKAMDTYHCLSAFLQTNPVRFLTNLAAEKKNVESAYQQVWLQEKERRAIQHEEYLKNCAYSDLKSFEAILKSIPDTSQVQISNSSIIRYSQLFDMNPTLKVFCNRGTSGIDGSTSTALGAAYASKNQTIFITGDLSFLYDSNALWNANIPKNFRIIILNNAGGGIFRYIPGPLTTNAAEYFETPHQLTAEHLAKMYDFEYVQVNDLQSLQTSLTSFYTTSKQPKIMEIFTPKEINDVVLKNYFKNL
- the fsa gene encoding fructose-6-phosphate aldolase; translated protein: MKFFIDTANLDQIREAQALGILDGVTTNPSLMAKEGITGEENIINHYKAICDIVEGDVSAEVISTDFDGMVKEGEALAALNPQIVVKLPMIKDGIKACKYFSEKGIKTNVTLVFSAGQALLAAKAGATYVSPFIGRLDDVSTDGLNLIAEIRHIYDNYMFETEILAASVRHTMHIIDCAKIGADVMTGPLSAIEGLLKHPLTDIGLAKFLEDYKKGN
- a CDS encoding S1 RNA-binding domain-containing protein, encoding MDLKEGDKVDLVIGVQTALGYTVLINEAYEGLLYNNEVFSDIEEGMRTQGYVKKIREDEKIDVSLRPQGFKNVIDSDVDKILKKLEEKGFLLLTDKSSPESIKFHLQMSKKAFKRAIGSLYKDKKIDLQEDRIVLK